The Brachyspira aalborgi genome has a segment encoding these proteins:
- the grdA gene encoding glycine/sarcosine/betaine reductase complex selenoprotein A, with product MSILSGKKVIIIGDRDGIPGEAIKACVETVKDAEVLFASTECFVUTAAGAMDLENQKRIKEFNEKFGGENLVVLFGAAEAEATGLAAETVMIGDPTYAGALANVSLGLAAYHAVEPEFKEAVDPAVYDEQVGMAEMTLNVDEIIAEIKKMRDENCQYK from the coding sequence ATGAGTATTTTAAGTGGTAAAAAAGTGATTATCATCGGCGACAGAGACGGCATTCCTGGAGAGGCTATTAAAGCTTGCGTTGAAACGGTAAAAGACGCTGAAGTTTTATTTGCTTCTACGGAGTGTTTTGTTTGAACAGCCGCAGGAGCAATGGATTTGGAGAATCAAAAGAGAATTAAAGAATTTAACGAAAAATTTGGAGGAGAAAATTTAGTAGTATTATTTGGAGCAGCCGAGGCGGAAGCTACGGGATTAGCCGCAGAAACCGTTATGATAGGTGACCCTACTTATGCGGGAGCGTTGGCTAATGTTTCGCTCGGATTGGCAGCTTATCATGCCGTAGAGCCTGAATTTAAAGAAGCTGTTGACCCAGCGGTTTATGACGAGCAGGTTGGTATGGCAGAGATGACATTGAATGTAGATGAAATCATCGCCGAAATTAAAAAGATGCGCGATGAAAACTGCCAATACAAATAA
- the grdB gene encoding glycine reductase complex selenoprotein B, with translation MPEYKIVHYINQFFANIGGEEKADIAPEKRDGVVGPGAGLDGELKKSGIEAKIIGTVICGDSYFNENLEKAKKEVLDMIKSFNPDLVIAGPAFNAGRYGTACGTVAKMVQDELKIPAITGMYIENPGADMFKKDVYIISTKNSAAGMRDALPKIAKLSKKLLNKEEIGTSEEEGYIARGVRKVLFREKNGAERAVDMLIKKLKSETFSTEYPMPDFDRVTPGEAIADITKAKIALVTSGGIVPSGNPDHIESSSASKYGRYSINDMGETAHGGYDPTYANQDPNRVLPVDVLKDLEKEGKIGELYPYYYTTTGNGTSVKNSKAYASEFAQTLVKDGVQAVILTSTUGTCTRCGATMVKAIESTGIPVVHICTIVPISLTVGANRIVPAVAIPHPLGNPNLTKEDEKKLRRTLVERALKALTTPVDSQTVFEN, from the coding sequence ATGCCAGAATATAAAATTGTTCATTACATTAATCAATTTTTCGCTAATATAGGCGGAGAAGAAAAGGCGGATATAGCGCCAGAAAAAAGAGACGGAGTCGTAGGTCCTGGAGCTGGACTTGATGGCGAATTAAAGAAAAGCGGAATTGAAGCAAAAATAATTGGAACGGTAATATGCGGAGATTCTTATTTTAATGAAAATCTTGAAAAAGCTAAAAAAGAAGTTTTGGATATGATTAAGAGCTTTAATCCAGATTTGGTTATAGCAGGTCCCGCTTTTAACGCTGGTCGTTATGGAACGGCTTGCGGAACTGTAGCGAAGATGGTGCAAGACGAATTAAAGATTCCAGCAATTACGGGAATGTATATTGAAAATCCAGGCGCCGATATGTTTAAAAAAGATGTTTATATAATATCTACAAAAAATAGCGCTGCAGGTATGAGAGACGCTTTGCCTAAAATTGCTAAATTGTCTAAAAAACTTCTTAATAAAGAAGAAATAGGAACTTCGGAAGAAGAAGGATATATAGCGAGAGGAGTTCGTAAAGTATTATTCAGAGAAAAAAACGGAGCCGAAAGGGCTGTCGATATGCTTATTAAGAAACTTAAAAGCGAAACTTTTTCTACGGAATATCCAATGCCAGATTTCGATAGAGTGACTCCTGGAGAGGCTATAGCGGATATAACTAAAGCCAAAATAGCGCTTGTAACGAGCGGCGGAATAGTTCCTTCGGGAAATCCAGACCATATAGAATCTTCTTCCGCTTCAAAATACGGCAGATATTCTATAAACGATATGGGCGAGACTGCGCATGGAGGTTATGACCCTACTTATGCAAATCAAGACCCTAATAGAGTATTGCCTGTCGATGTATTGAAAGACCTTGAAAAAGAAGGAAAAATAGGAGAGCTTTATCCTTATTATTATACTACTACAGGAAATGGAACTTCTGTTAAAAATTCAAAGGCTTACGCGTCTGAGTTTGCTCAAACTTTGGTTAAAGACGGAGTTCAAGCCGTTATATTGACATCAACCTGAGGAACTTGCACTCGTTGCGGTGCAACGATGGTAAAAGCGATAGAATCAACGGGAATTCCTGTGGTTCATATTTGCACAATTGTTCCTATATCTTTAACGGTTGGAGCTAATAGAATAGTTCCAGCGGTTGCTATTCCTCACCCTTTAGGAAATCCAAATTTGACTAAAGAAGATGAGAAAAAATTAAGACGGACGCTTGTTGAAAGAGCGTTAAAAGCATTAACGACTCCCGTAGACTCGCAAACCGTTTTTGAAAATTAA
- a CDS encoding rod-binding protein, translated as MNIIDNYNLNINSANLTKLENTKKKYENEKTSKFSLNIENDKIVNNEKKRLREVSEDFEALMINQMLKEMRKTVQKSELINGGMAEQIFEDMLYDEYSKEFSKTKTFGLADIIYNQLEKYV; from the coding sequence ATGAATATAATCGACAATTACAATTTAAATATAAATAGCGCAAATTTAACAAAGTTAGAAAATACCAAAAAAAAATACGAAAATGAAAAAACTTCTAAATTTTCTTTAAATATTGAAAACGATAAAATTGTTAATAATGAAAAAAAAAGATTAAGAGAAGTTTCTGAAGATTTTGAAGCGCTTATGATTAATCAAATGCTTAAAGAAATGCGAAAAACTGTTCAAAAAAGCGAATTAATAAACGGCGGAATGGCTGAACAAATTTTTGAAGATATGCTTTACGATGAATATTCAAAAGAATTTTCAAAAACAAAAACTTTTGGGCTTGCCGATATTATATACAATCAATTAGAAAAATATGTTTAA
- the lepA gene encoding translation elongation factor 4 codes for MSYSDKIRNFCIIAHVDHGKSTLADRIIEHTKAISSREMKAQILDSMDIERERGITIKSQAIKLSYQSKNGETYTFNLIDTPGHVDFNYEVSRSLAACEGAILIVDAAQGVEAQTISNFYLAFENNLEIVPVINKIDLPAANIELCKAQMEKEFGVNQNDIVLASAKNDIGIDEILEAVVKIIPPPKNNSNLKTRALIFDSYYDAFRGAVMIMRIFDGKVKKGDKILLMESKAVYEIEECGTLLLGLKPSNELKSGEVGYIIAGIKNISDIKIGDTITLENNPSNEPLIGYKEVLPMVFAGIFPAEDEDYANLQKALEKLKLNDASFIYEPERSIALGFGYRCGFLGLLHLEIVQERLEREFNLNLVITSPSVEVKLKLTNGEEKLIDNPADFPSNQYIEKCYEPFINALIIVPTDYLGNIISLCIDRRGVQTSLNYLDDRRAEIKFDLPLIEVVYDFYDKLKSISRGYASFDYDFSDFRESQIEKIDILVHGEVVDALSFMSHRSNAEIRGRQIIEKLKYLIPRHMFQIPLQAAIGGRIIARENISALRKNVTAKCYGGDITRKRKLLEKQKEGKKRMKSIGNVEIPQDAFISVLKTDYNIK; via the coding sequence ATGTCCTATTCCGATAAGATTAGAAATTTCTGCATAATCGCTCATGTCGACCATGGGAAAAGCACTTTAGCCGATAGAATTATAGAACATACAAAAGCTATTTCAAGCAGAGAGATGAAAGCTCAAATATTAGATTCTATGGATATAGAAAGAGAAAGAGGAATTACAATAAAAAGTCAGGCGATAAAATTATCTTATCAATCTAAAAACGGCGAAACTTATACTTTTAATTTAATAGACACGCCTGGGCATGTAGATTTTAATTATGAAGTATCTCGTTCGCTTGCAGCTTGCGAAGGCGCTATACTTATTGTAGACGCCGCACAAGGAGTGGAAGCGCAAACAATTTCTAATTTTTATTTGGCTTTTGAAAATAATTTAGAAATAGTTCCCGTAATTAATAAAATAGATTTGCCCGCGGCTAATATCGAACTTTGCAAAGCTCAAATGGAAAAAGAATTTGGAGTAAATCAAAACGATATAGTTTTAGCAAGCGCAAAAAACGATATAGGAATTGACGAAATACTTGAAGCCGTTGTAAAAATAATTCCTCCGCCAAAAAATAATTCAAATCTTAAAACAAGAGCTTTAATATTTGATTCTTATTATGACGCTTTTAGAGGAGCGGTTATGATAATGAGAATATTTGACGGAAAGGTAAAAAAAGGAGATAAAATTCTTTTAATGGAAAGCAAAGCCGTTTACGAAATTGAAGAATGCGGAACTTTACTTTTAGGATTAAAACCTTCAAACGAATTAAAAAGCGGAGAGGTTGGATATATTATAGCGGGAATAAAAAATATTTCGGATATAAAAATTGGCGACACTATTACATTGGAAAATAATCCTTCAAACGAACCTCTTATAGGTTATAAAGAAGTTTTGCCTATGGTTTTTGCGGGTATTTTTCCTGCAGAAGATGAAGATTATGCAAATTTACAAAAAGCTTTAGAAAAATTAAAATTAAATGACGCTTCTTTTATTTATGAACCCGAACGCTCTATTGCTTTAGGATTCGGTTATAGATGCGGATTTTTGGGGCTTTTGCATTTAGAAATTGTTCAAGAAAGATTGGAAAGAGAATTTAATTTAAATTTGGTTATTACAAGTCCGTCAGTCGAAGTAAAATTAAAACTAACAAACGGAGAAGAAAAATTAATCGATAATCCTGCAGATTTTCCTTCTAATCAATATATAGAAAAATGCTACGAACCTTTTATAAACGCTTTAATTATAGTTCCTACCGATTATTTGGGAAATATTATATCTTTATGCATAGACAGAAGAGGAGTTCAAACTTCGTTAAATTATTTGGACGATAGAAGAGCGGAAATAAAATTTGATTTGCCTTTAATAGAAGTCGTTTACGATTTTTACGATAAATTAAAATCAATCTCGAGAGGATACGCTTCTTTTGATTATGATTTTTCAGATTTTAGAGAAAGTCAAATTGAAAAAATAGATATATTAGTTCATGGAGAAGTTGTGGACGCTTTATCTTTTATGTCTCATAGAAGTAACGCCGAAATTAGAGGAAGACAAATAATAGAAAAATTAAAATATCTTATTCCGCGTCATATGTTTCAAATTCCTTTGCAAGCTGCAATCGGAGGAAGAATAATTGCGAGAGAAAATATAAGCGCATTAAGAAAAAATGTAACGGCAAAATGCTACGGCGGAGATATTACGAGAAAAAGGAAATTGCTTGAAAAACAAAAAGAAGGGAAAAAGAGAATGAAGTCAATCGGAAATGTTGAAATTCCTCAAGATGCATTTATAAGCGTTCTTAAAACAGACTATAATATAAAATAA
- the grdC gene encoding glycine/sarcosine/betaine reductase complex component C subunit beta: MSYAVLKDAAYAIVHAPDMVINNGTTQTVEREVNPDSQYLKDIKKHLRKFEDVINYAPNQTYIGNLHPEELKKLAGQCSEEVKKSGGSWIGVPCKGDRNGKFGEIFSEDEFIFMMKIADSFELVYLEAEFEKKMKELYISKESKFKSEEDLNKELSGIKCETKIADIEKLLKEEHAEGLYFNEKLVGCIKRAHDVDINLSAHVMFENLAVKASGVMALKELIRKKNIDASIIDLVIECSEEACGDMNQRGGGNFAKSVAEIAGIPNATGFDIRGFCAAPSHALVTAASLVKSGSYKNVVIVAGGATAKLGMNGKSHVGKNLPIIEDILGAFAILISENDGIHPVIRTDLLGKHTVSTGSAPQAVMNSLVVNPLEKANLKITDIDKYTVEMQNPDVTKPAGAGDVPEANYKMIAAIGVKKGDIERSQLAEFVEKHGMSGWAPTQGHIPSGVPYLGYAIDDIMSGKINRVMLVGKGSLFLGRMTNLFDGISVIIEKNSGDKGGSEGVSKEEVNKLIANAMKDFAKSMLGE; encoded by the coding sequence ATGAGTTACGCTGTATTAAAAGACGCCGCTTACGCTATAGTTCATGCGCCCGATATGGTTATCAATAACGGAACTACGCAAACGGTTGAAAGGGAAGTTAATCCCGATTCTCAATATTTAAAGGACATAAAAAAACATCTTAGAAAATTTGAAGATGTTATTAATTATGCTCCAAATCAAACTTATATTGGAAATCTTCATCCCGAAGAATTAAAAAAATTAGCGGGACAATGTTCCGAAGAGGTAAAAAAATCTGGAGGAAGTTGGATAGGAGTTCCTTGTAAAGGCGATAGAAACGGCAAATTTGGAGAGATATTTTCCGAAGACGAATTTATATTTATGATGAAAATTGCAGATTCTTTTGAGCTTGTATATTTGGAAGCGGAATTTGAAAAGAAAATGAAAGAATTATATATTTCTAAAGAATCTAAATTTAAAAGCGAAGAAGATTTAAATAAAGAATTATCGGGAATAAAATGCGAAACTAAAATAGCCGATATAGAGAAATTATTAAAAGAAGAACATGCCGAAGGACTTTATTTTAATGAAAAATTAGTCGGATGTATAAAGAGAGCGCATGATGTGGATATTAATTTAAGCGCTCATGTTATGTTTGAAAATTTAGCGGTAAAAGCTTCTGGCGTTATGGCTTTAAAAGAACTTATAAGAAAGAAAAATATAGACGCTTCAATCATTGATTTGGTTATAGAATGTTCTGAAGAAGCTTGTGGCGATATGAATCAGAGAGGAGGCGGTAATTTTGCAAAAAGCGTTGCGGAAATTGCTGGAATTCCTAACGCTACAGGTTTTGATATAAGAGGATTTTGCGCTGCTCCTTCGCATGCTTTGGTTACGGCGGCTTCATTGGTTAAATCAGGTTCGTATAAAAATGTAGTAATAGTCGCTGGAGGCGCTACGGCTAAATTAGGTATGAATGGCAAAAGTCATGTCGGTAAAAATTTGCCTATTATTGAAGATATATTAGGAGCTTTTGCTATTTTAATAAGCGAAAATGACGGAATTCATCCCGTTATAAGAACGGATTTACTCGGAAAGCATACCGTTTCTACGGGAAGCGCTCCTCAAGCGGTTATGAATTCTTTAGTAGTAAATCCTTTAGAAAAAGCAAATTTGAAAATTACGGATATTGATAAATATACCGTTGAAATGCAAAATCCCGATGTCACTAAACCTGCGGGAGCGGGAGATGTGCCTGAAGCAAATTATAAAATGATAGCCGCTATAGGCGTTAAAAAAGGCGATATAGAAAGAAGTCAATTAGCCGAATTCGTTGAAAAGCATGGTATGTCGGGCTGGGCGCCTACTCAAGGACATATTCCTTCTGGAGTGCCTTATTTGGGATATGCAATAGACGATATTATGAGCGGTAAAATTAATCGCGTAATGTTAGTCGGAAAAGGTTCTTTGTTTTTGGGAAGAATGACAAATCTTTTTGACGGAATATCCGTTATAATAGAAAAAAATAGCGGAGATAAAGGCGGAAGCGAAGGAGTTTCAAAAGAAGAAGTTAATAAACTTATAGCAAACGCTATGAAAGATTTTGCTAAAAGTATGTTAGGCGAATGA
- a CDS encoding glycine/sarcosine/betaine reductase component B subunit, with amino-acid sequence MKLEVGEIYIKDIKLDKNSKVENGTLYVNKDEITKIVLEDEKLKSVQVEVAHPGESVRITPVKDVIEPRVKVDGRGGMFPGMISKVDTVGEGKTHVLKGAAVITCGKIVGFQEGIIDMSGPGADYTPFSKLNNLCLVIEPVEPIEKHDYEAAVRGAGLRVATYLGKLAKDVKPDNTYSYETKPIFEQASMYPNLPKVGYVYMLQTQGLLHDTYVYGVDAKKIVPTFIYPTEIMDGAIVSGNCVSACDKNTTYHHLNNPIIKALYEKHGKEINFMGAIITNENVFLADKMRSSDWASKLANYFGLDGVIISEEGFGNPDSDLIMNCKKAEAFGIKTCIVTDEYAGRDGSSQSLADADVSANAVVTAGNANVVINLPKMDKIIGMLDYTDKIAGGFEGSLKPDGSIEAELQVITGATNELGFNKFSAMGY; translated from the coding sequence ATGAAGTTAGAAGTAGGAGAGATTTATATTAAAGATATAAAACTCGATAAAAATTCAAAAGTTGAAAATGGGACGCTTTATGTCAATAAGGACGAAATAACAAAAATTGTCCTTGAAGACGAAAAGTTAAAAAGCGTTCAAGTTGAAGTTGCTCATCCTGGAGAATCTGTTCGTATAACGCCTGTTAAAGATGTTATAGAGCCGAGAGTAAAAGTAGACGGCAGAGGCGGAATGTTTCCAGGTATGATTTCAAAAGTTGATACCGTAGGCGAAGGCAAAACTCATGTATTAAAAGGAGCGGCGGTTATAACTTGCGGTAAAATAGTTGGTTTTCAGGAAGGAATAATCGATATGAGCGGACCCGGAGCCGATTATACGCCTTTTTCAAAACTTAATAATTTATGTTTGGTTATAGAACCTGTAGAGCCTATAGAAAAACATGATTATGAAGCCGCGGTTAGAGGAGCGGGATTAAGAGTCGCTACTTATTTAGGAAAATTAGCTAAAGATGTGAAACCTGACAATACTTATAGCTATGAAACTAAACCTATATTTGAGCAGGCTTCTATGTATCCTAATCTTCCAAAAGTCGGTTATGTGTATATGCTTCAAACTCAAGGTTTATTGCATGACACTTATGTTTACGGAGTGGACGCTAAAAAAATAGTGCCTACTTTTATATATCCTACCGAGATTATGGACGGAGCTATAGTAAGCGGAAATTGTGTGTCTGCATGCGATAAGAATACGACTTATCATCATTTGAATAATCCGATAATAAAAGCCTTATACGAAAAACATGGAAAAGAAATTAATTTTATGGGCGCTATAATAACGAATGAAAATGTATTTTTAGCCGATAAAATGCGTTCTTCCGATTGGGCTTCTAAATTGGCTAATTATTTCGGTTTGGACGGAGTTATAATATCCGAAGAAGGTTTTGGCAATCCTGATTCCGATTTAATAATGAATTGTAAAAAAGCCGAAGCTTTCGGAATTAAAACTTGTATAGTAACGGACGAATATGCGGGACGAGACGGTTCTTCCCAATCGTTAGCCGATGCCGATGTATCCGCTAACGCCGTAGTTACCGCTGGAAACGCCAATGTAGTTATAAATTTGCCTAAAATGGATAAAATTATAGGTATGTTGGATTATACCGATAAGATAGCGGGAGGATTTGAAGGCTCTTTAAAACCTGACGGTTCTATTGAAGCGGAGTTGCAGGTTATAACTGGAGCTACAAACGAATTAGGTTTTAATAAATTTAGCGCTATGGGTTATTAA
- a CDS encoding GrdX family protein has translation MLNKKKNIIITNNPKILEEISDKNIEISYFEQADFMEISYKARDFIHLGYKLLTHPIVSSIKPYETPYKTIVLAYNNGEIDLESIELIENSIELLKNFLDKPRRKLTKSIDEDFKLIDYKLISEAIESIA, from the coding sequence ATGTTAAATAAAAAGAAAAATATAATAATTACGAATAATCCGAAAATATTAGAAGAAATTTCCGATAAAAATATAGAAATTTCTTATTTTGAGCAAGCGGATTTTATGGAGATTTCATATAAGGCGAGGGATTTTATACATTTAGGATATAAACTTTTAACTCATCCTATTGTCAGCAGTATAAAACCTTATGAAACTCCTTATAAAACCATAGTTCTTGCTTATAATAACGGAGAAATTGATTTAGAATCTATAGAATTAATAGAAAATTCTATAGAATTATTAAAAAATTTTTTAGATAAACCGAGAAGAAAATTGACTAAAAGTATAGACGAAGATTTTAAATTAATAGATTATAAATTAATAAGCGAGGCTATAGAAAGTATAGCTTAA
- the grdD gene encoding glycine/sarcosine/betaine reductase complex component C subunit alpha, whose protein sequence is MSNTSNNSIVKSMIGETFLSLANALETGQFGKKIVVGITNRGSEHGAEAVSLGGVIAMSRNKNVEVILIGEKNNSGLKTIETDCDEKAHKIMEEMLKKGELDACVTMHYPFPIGVSTVGRVISQANGKESFIATTTGTSATIREQAMFKNAIYGIITAKACGIEEPTVGILNIDSARTVERALKDLASNGYNIKFGTSNRADGGVVLRGNDIITGAVDIVVCDSLTGNILIKMFSSFNSGGSYEAIGYGYGPGIGFGFTMPIFIISRASGSNVIAGAIEYAYQCINGNIISVMNKEEKEVKKCGFDSILESLKPKNSSVSGSDKDKPKVEKEVVTAQISGIEVMDLDAAVDLVMGNGIYAESGMGCTGPIILVSEKNKENAETILKNGGFIS, encoded by the coding sequence ATGAGCAATACTTCTAATAATTCGATAGTAAAATCTATGATAGGAGAAACTTTTCTTTCTCTTGCAAACGCTTTGGAAACGGGACAATTTGGTAAAAAAATAGTAGTTGGTATAACCAATAGAGGAAGCGAACATGGAGCTGAAGCGGTATCTTTAGGCGGCGTTATTGCTATGAGCAGAAATAAAAATGTTGAAGTTATTTTAATAGGCGAAAAAAACAATTCTGGATTAAAAACTATAGAAACTGATTGCGATGAAAAAGCCCATAAAATAATGGAAGAGATGCTTAAAAAAGGAGAGCTTGATGCATGCGTTACTATGCATTATCCTTTTCCTATAGGCGTTTCTACGGTTGGCAGAGTTATATCTCAAGCTAATGGCAAAGAATCTTTTATTGCCACGACTACAGGAACTTCGGCTACTATAAGAGAGCAGGCTATGTTTAAGAATGCCATATATGGAATAATTACCGCTAAAGCTTGCGGAATAGAAGAGCCTACGGTAGGAATATTAAATATAGATTCCGCTCGCACAGTCGAAAGAGCTTTAAAAGATTTAGCCTCAAACGGATACAATATAAAATTTGGAACTTCAAATAGAGCTGACGGCGGAGTAGTTTTAAGAGGAAACGATATTATAACGGGAGCGGTTGATATTGTAGTTTGCGATTCTCTTACGGGAAATATACTTATAAAAATGTTTTCTTCTTTTAATAGCGGCGGAAGTTATGAAGCTATAGGATACGGATACGGTCCTGGAATAGGTTTTGGTTTTACAATGCCTATATTTATTATATCGAGAGCTTCTGGTAGTAATGTTATAGCGGGAGCTATAGAATACGCTTATCAATGCATAAACGGGAATATTATATCCGTTATGAATAAAGAAGAAAAGGAAGTTAAAAAATGCGGTTTTGATTCTATATTAGAAAGTTTGAAACCTAAAAATTCCTCCGTTTCTGGAAGCGATAAGGATAAGCCTAAAGTTGAAAAAGAAGTTGTAACCGCTCAAATATCTGGAATCGAAGTTATGGATTTGGATGCGGCGGTTGATTTAGTTATGGGAAACGGAATATATGCAGAATCTGGTATGGGATGCACGGGTCCTATAATATTAGTAAGCGAGAAAAATAAAGAAAATGCAGAAACTATTTTGAAAAATGGCGGATTTATATCTTAG
- the trxB gene encoding thioredoxin-disulfide reductase yields the protein MSNLYDCIIIGGGPSGLAAAIYSARGKMKTILFEKGSFGGQISITDEIANYPGFYETTEEGRHPKNLINKMIEQAKEFGAEIEHKEVIDVNFNDKIKEIKTSDGNTYQAKAVIIATGAQPRKLGCKGELEYTGKGISYCATCDANFFEGMEVFCIGGGDTAVEEAMYLSKFARKVTLVVRKDYVRCADSIEEKAKANPKIEIKFRTELLEVKGEGIVESAIFLNNETGEQWEYKADEEDGTFGVFIFVGYVPLTKLFEGKVNMEEGYIITDEEMKTNIQGVFACGDLRPKMLKQVITATADGAIAAISVNKYIEANF from the coding sequence ATGAGTAATTTGTATGATTGTATTATAATAGGCGGCGGACCTTCAGGATTGGCTGCGGCTATATATTCTGCAAGAGGCAAAATGAAAACTATTCTTTTTGAAAAAGGTAGTTTTGGCGGACAAATAAGCATAACGGACGAAATAGCAAATTATCCTGGTTTTTATGAAACTACTGAAGAAGGCAGGCATCCTAAAAATCTTATAAATAAAATGATAGAGCAGGCTAAAGAATTCGGAGCGGAAATAGAGCATAAAGAAGTTATAGATGTTAATTTTAATGATAAAATAAAAGAGATTAAAACTTCCGACGGCAATACTTACCAAGCTAAAGCCGTTATTATAGCTACAGGCGCTCAACCTAGAAAATTAGGTTGCAAAGGCGAATTAGAATATACGGGAAAAGGCATTTCTTATTGCGCTACTTGCGATGCAAACTTTTTTGAAGGAATGGAGGTATTTTGTATAGGTGGAGGCGATACTGCCGTTGAAGAAGCTATGTATTTATCTAAATTTGCAAGAAAAGTAACTTTAGTGGTTAGAAAAGATTATGTTCGTTGCGCCGATTCTATAGAAGAAAAGGCTAAAGCTAATCCGAAAATAGAAATTAAATTTAGAACCGAACTTTTGGAAGTTAAAGGCGAAGGCATAGTTGAATCCGCTATATTTTTAAATAATGAAACGGGCGAACAATGGGAATATAAAGCCGATGAAGAAGACGGAACTTTTGGAGTATTTATATTTGTAGGATATGTTCCTCTTACCAAGTTATTTGAAGGCAAGGTTAACATGGAAGAAGGCTATATAATAACTGACGAAGAGATGAAAACAAATATACAAGGCGTTTTTGCCTGCGGAGATTTAAGACCGAAAATGCTTAAACAAGTGATTACGGCAACGGCAGACGGCGCTATAGCGGCAATATCGGTAAATAAATATATTGAAGCTAATTTTTAA